The DNA segment TGTGTCTACTCGACAAGGTGGATACCAAaattttttggtgaaatggCGAGGCAAACCACATTCTTAGAATACATGGATTACGACAACGGATTTTCAGAAGATTAATCCCGATCTCGATGAATTGTATCAAGCATCTAACTCGTCGGAGCCGAGTTCTTTCAAGCCGGGGAGaattgatgggggaaagccttttaaagtttattcaaggaagaaagggaagacctaagtaaactttaagtaggattaatattaattagaattgaattgggattggtatttgttggagtctaattaggattagctagttgagttataatataattagaatttgagtcatgataggttattagagtcctagtaaactttggatttcttagagaagcctataaataggctaatcaatgtaaatcaaaggaatgaattttatgaataatattatactttctttcattgcaaggttgcaaccctcaatggtgaaactccattgattttcttctagatgagactcctagaaggccttagtgagactctaaggttttccatcttttcttcattctttcttctttctctctagttcttatcttataattttctctaccatcaaatttattctttgttcctctccttacaccctaaaagtaaaaccctagcccacctacccttgagtgtaggcaaccatcctagggttgtcgtACATCACACAGAATTTGGAGTTTACTTTTATCAAATCCCTTAAAAATTACTCCTTACCTATGGAATGGACAAAGTTGaacatttaatttctaatttaactggtcaaattttattagataattTTGGAAGGGCAGAGTTGAACCAAGATTTGAGTGCACAAATGCAATTTGGGAGCCTGCTGATTGGAACCAAGCTTACTTTTGTTAAACCAACTTTAGAACATTATGTctcaaattaaaacaaaaaacaaaaagggtcACAAAATTATCTTACCTGATGGAGAATGAAAACTTGTCTTACTCAGGTTTCTAAGCTCTAGTCGCGCTAGTTGTACTTCCTCAACCACATCTAGTAGATTAGATAACAGCGAACTGGTCATCTGCATAAATAGAATATGCCAAGGTGAAAGGAGCTGCCTATcataatgaaaggaaaaaatcacCTGTGAATTATAAACTTTTCTACTGTCCCAAAATCGATACTGATAACCATGTGCAATTGTCCAACTAAAGGAGGGCTTTGCTCCCTTCaaagatgaaggaaaaaataatgatgacgataataataataataaacatcaAAGATACTTAGACTACAATTTGTTAAATATACCAAGGTCCCAATGTGCTGGCTGTAGGCAGTACCTACAGACATGCATACCAGTTGAAAATGAAAGAGGGATGCTCTTTTGAAAAGAGAAGATTGGCCATGTAGTTATTTCTCCTGCCACGTGTGTGGGAGGGCCACAggatcttttctttctttttaaacaGCTGGGTATTAAAACTTTGCAACTGTTCTGAGAACAAATTTGCTTTTGAGATTTTAAAGGCACCAGATTACTAGCAATGTAGTAATCTGTAACTAAAACCCTACAACAGTACAATACCTTATAAAGTTGCATGAATTCCATAAGGAAAATGCTCTAGGCACCATcaccacaaataataataaaggtcaAAGTTACTTAGACTACAAGTTGTTCAATATACCTAGGTCCCAAAGTGCTGCCTATAGGCAGTACCTGTAGACATGAATACCAGTTGCAAATGAAAGAGACATGTTCTTTTGAACAGAATACTTCGGCCATGTAGTTATTTCACCTGCCCCATACGAGTGGGAGGCCcacaggatttttttttttttttttaatagctgGGAGTTAAACCTTTGCAACTGTTCAGAGAATGAATTTGCTTTTGAGATTTTAAGGGCACCTGATTACTAGCAATGTGGTAATCTGTAACTAAAGCCCTACTACAGTACAATACCTTATAAAGTTGCATGaatttcataagaaaaatgcCATTTGCACCATCATCACTACCAGCACTTTTACCATCTCCTGATGTGGCAGGTAGTGATCAGTGGCAAAAATGATCATAATGACATAATAAATACACTTTCTCCTCATCATTTTTTCTACCCCCAAGCACCACCAGCAACATCAGCAAGTAATAGAAGTGGTAGTGGCTTGTCAGAGGTAATAAAATAGCATCACCTGTTCCACAATCCAGAGTCAAGACAAGACAACCAAAGATTCTTCTTGTAAGTGTATATTAGAGCTTAATGGTGGAGCAAAGATATTCAATTTCTGATGCTCTTTACATTGAATAAACTCAACAAAGTATTGATCTTAACTACTCAGGGTCTTTTGGTATTTCAAACAAATGCATATAAATCAATTCAGGAACAAAACAATGAGCAAGAAGATGGAGGAATGAACCCTTGAGGCCTAGCTCAAGGGTTTGGGATGGCAATGTGGAAGATTTCAGGTTTGAGGCCCAGCAgggacccaaaaaaaaaaaagaaaaaagaaaaaagaaaaagatggagTGATGAAGCCATAAAATGGAAGGAAGAGAGGAAGAAACTTACTTGTGTTTCTTGTGCCAAACTTCTTGGACCAACATGCTTCTTGGTGGTCTCAGCATCTATTACAAATGCAAATGCGGTGCAAGCATCCATGTTTGGGAAATTCTAATGAACAAGAACTACTGAATTAGAAAAATGCACATGGTGCCTAATACAATACCTTCTGAAAAAAGACTGCATACCTTCACAATTTTTGTATCATTCAATTTGTTGGAAATGATTATGCTTGAAAGAGGACTAGCATTTAATGAGAACCTGTATATTATCAAATTGAAAAGCAAAATTGTGACAATATAAGCGTATAGAATGTTTTATAGTCCCAGGTGCAGTTATAAGACAAATAAAGCATTCTAGACGAGAAGAGACCTTTGAAACATGAAATTACGATAGCAGAGAACGAAGCTGTGAGGGTAATTCCTATTCTCAAATTCATCAACTTCCCAGAACTGGTCAAATGACAAACAGGATACTTCTGTCAGCGACAGAAAGCATTATATAGTTTGTAGTAGTATGTGGTAACAAGAATTAAAGTAGGAACAAAAACCTGCAAATCCTGACGTATGAACCTGCAACATGTTCTACGGTTTAAATGATCAGTAACTAATAGAATAGTTTCTGCACAACTTGGTTTTCCCTTCGTCTTACAAGAACTCTGCAAGGATTtggttaagttttttatttttctatctgAAGCTTCAATTTCCTGCCTCATTGCACTCACTTTATCATAGGCATCCTGCAATAGTACAGATCACActtattttattagaaagatGAAACTGATTAAAATTTGCTCCCTTCATGTTCTAAAAAATCATACAAGATGAACTAAGAATATAACACAAATAATGAACCATGAAGAAATATGAAAACAGTGTATCAGGCTACAGTACAATTTTGTAGGCTATTCCCTGCCAAATCCAACTTCCATTAATTAATTAGCAGTGCTGAGATATTAACAAGcacatggaagaaaatatcataTGGTAGCATTTCTCATCCAAAGAACATTAAGGTGCATTGATTGGTATGGCCACTAAAATTTTCAGTATAGACTGTCAAAATTGCTGTTTCTTCTGGTTTCAATCGCAACAGAAGAATGCGGCCAACAACACCTCCTGGCAGGTTATTATTCATCCATGTGGAGACAAAGAAACCAACAAATTTACAGTCCAGTACAGCTCATCCACAACCATTACCAACCCTACCAGTAGTTAAAAGAGCTAAAGAAAGATATAAGGGGGATAAACAAAGCTCCAAGCACACTCAAGCCAACAGTAGACAGTAAATGAAACCCAAAAACACAAGTACCCCTTCTCTAAAGATACTCTCTACTGCAAAAACAAAGACCTGAAAGAGAGCTTTTAGATTTAATCTAGACAACTCAAACCCTTCAATGGCCTGTTGATTATGTTCCTTCCAGATGCATATTAGCTGCATTTCTCTCTTAgggaaaggagattggatgaTAGTTCCAGAAAGATCCCATGACTATGATGATTATGCTGTCATTATCATGTAACTAGATTATAATTTGAGATAAAAACAAATTGCAATCCTATagtaaaatgataaaagaaattgtTCTCACGACTTTGGGCAAACTAATTTTGAATGGAGTATGAAATATTAGAAGCAGGATAAAGATGATCAACCccatatttttggtttttctatGCTGCAATTTTTTGGGAAATAATGActactttcttctttttccatgagaaatttttGTTACTTAGAAAAATGTAGAGGTAGTAGGAATCCTTATTTTCCCAAGAGTTCATAGGAATTCTTACTCAGTAGGCTGCTGATAACAACAAAAAGAGTTTCTTTGCCCTCCACAGGGTATTTGGGCTTCAAAACGGCTAAGTCTTGGAAAGATGTTGCCTTAGTTTTTATCAACAGAATGAATCATCTTAGAATTGGTGACTGGATGTAGTTTATAAATTAATACGTGATTGCCACCAAGAAGTACTTTCCCTAAgcaatttttaacatttgacatttttttgCCCTGAAAAGAGGACAGGGGGTCCATGATGTGATAAAGTAGCCAAAATAATTGTTAGAGCAACTTTTACAGGAATAAACTGCAAATAAACAAACTCACATCTTAATTCTAATATATTACCTCaatttttccctcaaaattaacTGAACAAGACTGATGACCACCATCATCAACTTGAGCATCTCTTGCACCAGGTAGAGACAGACATTGGAAAGAATTCATCTTTAACATCTGAGACTCCTGAATCCCAGAGCTCAATAGTTGTACTCTTTCCTACATGCAGGATACCAAGAAGGTGGTAGGAGAACATAAGCATATGGAGAACGAAAAAATATTTGCATACgtgaagagataaaaaaactaGGATGAATACCAGCAATTTCTCTCGCTTCACACACATTAACTGCTGTTTTGCCTGTTCATATGCCATTTTAGACAGCAAAAATCGTGTTTCAGCTGCTCTGCATTAGATTTATCAATGTCAACATGTGTGGAGCTACACCAGATCTTTTATATGACATCTATAAGAACCATTAATATTCAGTTCCATGTCACATTACCAAGGTGAGAAATCACCTTTTATGTGTAAGGTTACTTGCATGGTCTAATATTTTCTGCAGAAGATAATACAAAAGAGTTAGCAGGAAAATGGTTAGTAAGTATTTATTAGTCATgtctgaaaaataaattttccccAAAATTATGATCCGTTCAATTGTTCATAATATAACTAATAACAAGCCTGCGAGTTAATTTTGCCTGCCTGAGATTGGATTTCAGAAAAAAACATCTCATGTGCTCTAACTTTCTGCAGGTCAAGCAAGATATCTTCTAGCAAGCTAATCtacataattaaaagaaaaggaagagttAGATAATAAGAATGTAATAAGGTTATTAGGATAGTTTAGATGCTTATAGATCCAGAAAATTGAACAAATTTAAAGCCAAGGACAAAggttatttatttctatttacaaaattggagaaaataaagaagtgtACCGCTCGTAAATTCAGGTTATCAATCAATGGAGAAAGGATTTGTTTTGTATCCTccgaaaattttgagaaaatctGCAAGGTAAACTTTATATTAATTCAATCAGAcggattaaaaaaatacaaatatctatctctatatatatagatatacatCTTGCTCTGTCAACAAACTAGATATGTAAGAAAgatgatataataaaatagcAGCATGGTAAACTGTAGACATACATCAGCCCAATCCGTCAAAGGTGTATAATCTCCCATCCTCTCTGTGTGTTTGTTACTTCTGTCAGAAAGTTCCAGTAAGGACCTTGAATCACGACCTCCACCTTTATGAATTTTTGGACTCCTCTGAATACTGACAAGTTCATTGTCAACATCCTTGAGAACTAGTTCTTCACTTCTTCTTTTCCGTCCAGGAGAGTTCTCAACATCTTGTTTGGAAAATTGCATTTGTGAAATGTGGAGTCCCTGATGGCAATCACCACTACCATGGACATTTGTAAACTGATTGGCCTGAGGAGACGATATGCCTTTTCCaacaaaatgaaggaaattatcAACATGTGATGCATTGTATGGCTCTTTCTTGGAGGGGCTCTGAGTTGGCTTTTTCTGGGGGAGGGCCTGACTTGGTTTTTCCACCATAGTCTGAATGTCAGATTTCTGAAGtatcaaagaagagaaaaaatattattaacatttaGGAACAGCCTAGAGAACTGGACAGAAGCAAGGTTGTCCATGGTCCACACCAAGATAAGGCTTCTGCCAAATTTGGAATGGACCCAAGTCCACAACTGGACTAAGGTTGAAATCAAGGTGTGAAATCCTCTATGGCCCATCCTTATGCAGAGCCTAGGTCAAAGCTGCAAAATATAAAACCAAGAAAGTTATGTGCATGTGTGATAAAGTGTTGAGTGAATAGAGGGAAACTCCACCTTTCCGAAAGGTGACTCTATAGTGCTTCTATGGGCATACAGAGAAGGAGAATGAAAAGAAGAAGCTTTTATCCCTCCACCAGGAAGTTCATTCTTAAGCCTAGTTGACTCTTCTCCAGTTTGAAGATTCTTTTCTGGGCTTGGTGACTGATGATTAAGGGTGTCCATATCCCTTGAAGGTGTTTCAAAGTCCATCAATGCCCCAGATTCATTTTGCAGATCATGAAGATTAATCTCTTTGTCATTCATCCTTGTAACTTGACTGAATTCTTTGGAATGCTTAATCTCAATGAAGGGTGTACTAGATTGCCCTCTCCTTTCCAAGTGTGGTGAGTCCAATTTGTTAGCTGTTGCACTTGAATGGCTGGTAATGGCAAAATTTTCTATTGTGCTTCCATCTTGTCCTGAGCCAAAGCTAAATTTATTATGCTGATCCTGCTGTTTCAAATCCCTAGAGAGGCTCCCTTGATATTCTGGTGATGCCAATAACTTCTTTTCTAACCTTTTCATTGGAGAAGAAACAAACTGATCAGGTGTActgcttgttttcttttctctagCACAATCAAGTATGATCTTGCCCAGTGGAGAATTAGTTCCAGAACTAACCAGTGTCCCATCTCTGGTATCTTCTGTTGTGAAGTTATGCTGCAGCACTTTATGGCCTGACCAAGTAAACTGAGAGGGTGAAAGTGCTACTGCCATTGGTGTAGTAGTTTCATCCATTTGAAGAATGCCCATAGACATATGATGCAGAGATTTGCCATCTTTAAGGAAGCCAGTGGTCTCATCAGTTTGGCTCAAATTTCCTTCGTTCTTTGGGGTCAGAATCCCATCCTTCTGTGCAACACTTCCTAAATGCTCTTCTAATGAATCAATGGGAACATCCAGATGTTTGTGTTGAGGATCTTTGCTATTCTCCTCCAGAATAACATTTAGGGGAGGAGTGGCAGAAAGGTAATC comes from the Vitis vinifera cultivar Pinot Noir 40024 chromosome 12, ASM3070453v1 genome and includes:
- the LOC100244248 gene encoding uncharacterized protein LOC100244248 isoform X1; translation: MGSKDGEEQCNTETEEGTVARQKKRSRRVSFAAEITSVHVFNRDDECETPPESKPSSDCDTPQLGLPDAPVLRFLKDLIDTTDDDDDDNGIENEDDDVHQRKSFLRPFQSPSPGSTIGSASSNDADNFFGPVSASFIRPGRFSDSAASDENHDITMDSTAFSMHFRSLARSDSGGELKTPTGVRLAFDEKTPTQNSNPDNVGSSMVLTVAKKPNSQSFDKASAGADSNEMSLVGENPNRYDYGRLSPQLDALLAEGNRDLHVVSFSDLVNSPKSPSYLNKVRNTGSGAMDLKDNGDIDGNNIDTHEASAKKVPVAHMELSETNAGFMAAPIDQITSDSSPDTNDGPATNASSDHQIRTPNQPAKAMTFGEMKEFTRDAHGLSRSKVEFSALNSGTLSKLDNKIVQSDFLMQHECGHLSSTEGWVKESSPKDGTYKNSNIDRNVDQRYRSPLAGSVHLLSAKRQQQFLDNANSPRNSWAVTPSKNQHGSFLSNDHMRHGDSESSIQKSISKLKILEASSYGSLRDGIGGSKLRSLDYLSATPPLNVILEENSKDPQHKHLDVPIDSLEEHLGSVAQKDGILTPKNEGNLSQTDETTGFLKDGKSLHHMSMGILQMDETTTPMAVALSPSQFTWSGHKVLQHNFTTEDTRDGTLVSSGTNSPLGKIILDCAREKKTSSTPDQFVSSPMKRLEKKLLASPEYQGSLSRDLKQQDQHNKFSFGSGQDGSTIENFAITSHSSATANKLDSPHLERRGQSSTPFIEIKHSKEFSQVTRMNDKEINLHDLQNESGALMDFETPSRDMDTLNHQSPSPEKNLQTGEESTRLKNELPGGGIKASSFHSPSLYAHRSTIESPFGKKSDIQTMVEKPSQALPQKKPTQSPSKKEPYNASHVDNFLHFVGKGISSPQANQFTNVHGSGDCHQGLHISQMQFSKQDVENSPGRKRRSEELVLKDVDNELVSIQRSPKIHKGGGRDSRSLLELSDRSNKHTERMGDYTPLTDWADIFSKFSEDTKQILSPLIDNLNLRAISLLEDILLDLQKVRAHEMFFSEIQSQKILDHASNLTHKRAAETRFLLSKMAYEQAKQQLMCVKREKLLERVQLLSSGIQESQMLKMNSFQCLSLPGARDAQVDDGGHQSCSVNFEGKIEDAYDKVSAMRQEIEASDRKIKNLTKSLQSSCKTKGKPSCAETILLVTDHLNRRTCCRFIRQDLQFWEVDEFENRNYPHSFVLCYRNFMFQRFSLNASPLSSIIISNKLNDTKIVKNFPNMDACTAFAFVIDAETTKKHVGPRSLAQETQMTSSLLSNLLDVVEEVQLARLELRNLSKTSFHSPSVGQLDLHLCFIDLKSGRKVTLILDVTCLKCGVYPSELLPSQIQAAATGTQNSLAPSLSAEIRGAVENLRAGYPRILRLSRCVSHVIHALSR
- the LOC100244248 gene encoding uncharacterized protein LOC100244248 isoform X2; translation: MGSKDGEEQCNTETEEGTVARQKKRSRRVSFAAEITSVHVFNRDDECETPPESKPSSDCDTPQLGLPDAPVLRFLKDLIDTTDDDDDDNGIENEDDDVHQRKSFLRPFQSPSPGSTIGSASSNDDNFFGPVSASFIRPGRFSDSAASDENHDITMDSTAFSMHFRSLARSDSGGELKTPTGVRLAFDEKTPTQNSNPDNVGSSMVLTVAKKPNSQSFDKASAGADSNEMSLVGENPNRYDYGRLSPQLDALLAEGNRDLHVVSFSDLVNSPKSPSYLNKVRNTGSGAMDLKDNGDIDGNNIDTHEASAKKVPVAHMELSETNAGFMAAPIDQITSDSSPDTNDGPATNASSDHQIRTPNQPAKAMTFGEMKEFTRDAHGLSRSKVEFSALNSGTLSKLDNKIVQSDFLMQHECGHLSSTEGWVKESSPKDGTYKNSNIDRNVDQRYRSPLAGSVHLLSAKRQQQFLDNANSPRNSWAVTPSKNQHGSFLSNDHMRHGDSESSIQKSISKLKILEASSYGSLRDGIGGSKLRSLDYLSATPPLNVILEENSKDPQHKHLDVPIDSLEEHLGSVAQKDGILTPKNEGNLSQTDETTGFLKDGKSLHHMSMGILQMDETTTPMAVALSPSQFTWSGHKVLQHNFTTEDTRDGTLVSSGTNSPLGKIILDCAREKKTSSTPDQFVSSPMKRLEKKLLASPEYQGSLSRDLKQQDQHNKFSFGSGQDGSTIENFAITSHSSATANKLDSPHLERRGQSSTPFIEIKHSKEFSQVTRMNDKEINLHDLQNESGALMDFETPSRDMDTLNHQSPSPEKNLQTGEESTRLKNELPGGGIKASSFHSPSLYAHRSTIESPFGKKSDIQTMVEKPSQALPQKKPTQSPSKKEPYNASHVDNFLHFVGKGISSPQANQFTNVHGSGDCHQGLHISQMQFSKQDVENSPGRKRRSEELVLKDVDNELVSIQRSPKIHKGGGRDSRSLLELSDRSNKHTERMGDYTPLTDWADIFSKFSEDTKQILSPLIDNLNLRAISLLEDILLDLQKVRAHEMFFSEIQSQKILDHASNLTHKRAAETRFLLSKMAYEQAKQQLMCVKREKLLERVQLLSSGIQESQMLKMNSFQCLSLPGARDAQVDDGGHQSCSVNFEGKIEDAYDKVSAMRQEIEASDRKIKNLTKSLQSSCKTKGKPSCAETILLVTDHLNRRTCCRFIRQDLQFWEVDEFENRNYPHSFVLCYRNFMFQRFSLNASPLSSIIISNKLNDTKIVKNFPNMDACTAFAFVIDAETTKKHVGPRSLAQETQMTSSLLSNLLDVVEEVQLARLELRNLSKTSFHSPSVGQLDLHLCFIDLKSGRKVTLILDVTCLKCGVYPSELLPSQIQAAATGTQNSLAPSLSAEIRGAVENLRAGYPRILRLSRCVSHVIHALSR